The Coffea arabica cultivar ET-39 chromosome 1e, Coffea Arabica ET-39 HiFi, whole genome shotgun sequence genome has a window encoding:
- the LOC113719110 gene encoding uncharacterized protein isoform X1 translates to MKSGMEKGGGGGGGGGGAAEGQYSAAKTSVWWDIENCQVPRGCEAHVIAQNISSALVKLDYCGPVSISAYGDTNRIPSSVQQALSSTGIALNHVPAGAKDASDKKILVDMLFWAVDNPAPANYLLISGDRDFSNALHQLRMRRYNILLAQPLQASAALAAAAKSVWRWTTLVSGGSPLTPAELGNMSRHDSSPASLSDSTIPDARLSTKFVIKDPPSQLYIARASSMPSRMHENSGTDYSQQLESHPEIQFKKAPHEFFGFSSVSPSSNNLFQPNCPGGAFLPCPPGLDGIRNTAASFPNPTDIAKLNLLDCPKNAANSNQQREKDLRSNSMKCSGLASSYGAHSSSGVALHAGPPTYYDSADNKYNQNPALPCPISPSVTLTPRAAPSNGSVWGSEGCQPPPEYARGLVGVILLALNTLKVEKIIPSEANITSCIRYGNPKFRNIDVRKALDFALEQQMIVKQNLGDVQLYVGRLERLWKCVNPIDSNTKQYPKPMWDVIQQFLASSYGRSALMASESRYEAALTLKSGCLKDLSLGEVLQVLYMIINVRRWVIVAQSGWQPITVTLPENQA, encoded by the exons ATGAAATCAGGAATGGAGAAGGGTGGCGGcggaggtggaggtggtggtggggcGGCGGAAGGGCAGTACAGCGCGGCGAAGACGTCGGTTTGGTGGGACATAGAGAACTGCCAGGTACCCAGAGGGTGCGAAGCCCACGTAATCGCCCAGAACATAAGCTCCGCACTGGTCAAGCTCGACTATTGTGGGCCCGTATCCATCTCCGCCTACGGCGACACCAACCGCATCCCCTCTTCTGTTCAGCAAGCTCTCTCCAGCACCGGCATCGCACTCAATCACGTCCCCGCCG GGGCAAAGGACGCCAGTGACAAGAAAATTCTTGTTGATATGCTGTTCTGGGCTGTTGACAATCCTGCTCCTGCAAATTATCTGCTTATTTCTGGTGACCGCGATTTCTCCAATGCTCTCCATCAATTACGCATGCGCAGGTACAACATTCTTCTTGCACAACCTCTACAAGCTTCCGCTGCTCTTGCCGCCGCCGCCAAGAGCGTCTGGCGTTGGACAACCCTTGTTTCTGGAGGTTCTCCTCTTACGCCTGCGGAACTCGGCAATATGTCACGCCATGATTCCTCGCCTGCTTCGCTTTCTGACTCGACCATCCCTGATGCTCGACTATCTACCAAGTTTGTTATTAAAGACCCCCCGAGTCAACTATATATCGCTAGAGCATCAAGTATGCCGTCACGGATGCACGAGAACTCCGGCACCGATTATTCTCAGCAACTAGAAAGCCATCCAGAAATCCAGTTTAAGAAAGCTCCTCATGAATTCTTTGGTTTCAGCTCGGTCTCGCCATCTTCAA ATAATCTTTTCCAGCCTAACTGTCCCGGTGGTGCTTTTCTCCCTTGTCCTCCAGGGCTTGATGGAATTAGGAACACTGCTGCCTCATTCCCAAACCCAACCGATATCGCCAAGCTTAATTTACTAGATTGTCCGAAAAATGCTGCTAATTCCAACCAGCAAAGGGAAAAAGATCTTAGGTCCAATTCCATGAAATGTTCAGGTCTAGCTAGCTCATATGGAGCACATAGTTCTTCTGGCGTTGCTTTGCATGCTGGCCCGCCAACTTATTATGATTCGGCAGATAACAAGTATAATCAGAATCCTGCTTTACCCTGTCCAATCTCGCCCTCGGTAACACTTACACCACGAGCTGCTCCAAGTAATGGGAGTGTTTGGGGGAGTGAAGGATGCCAGCCGCCGCCTGAATATGCTCGGGGCCTTGTAGGAGTTATCTTACTCGCCTTGAATACACTTAAAGTGGAAAAAATTATCCCTAGCGAAGCAAACATAACCAGTTGCATACGCTATGGCAATCCGAAATTTCGCAACATTGATGTAAGAAAGGCCTTGGATTTTGCGCTTGAGCAACAGATGATTGTAAAGCAAAATCTAGGAGACGTACAGCTATATGTTGGTAGGCTTGAGAGGTTATGGAAGTGTGTCAACCCCATTGATAGTAACACCAAACAGTATCCAAAACCGATGTGGGACGTGATTCAGCAGTTCCTTGCTTCTTCCTATGGACGTTCAGCACTGATGGCTTCTGAGAGCAG GTATGAAGCAGCTTTGACTCTGAAAAGTGGATGCTTGAAAGATTTGTCACTGGGTGAGGTACTTCAGGTTTTGTACATGATAATCAACGTCAGGAGGTGGGTAATAGTTGCTCAATCGGGATGGCAGCCAATCACTGTCACTCTTCCAGAAAATCAggcgtga
- the LOC113719110 gene encoding uncharacterized protein isoform X2, translated as MKSGMEKGGGGGGGGGGAAEGQYSAAKTSVWWDIENCQVPRGCEAHVIAQNISSALVKLDYCGPVSISAYGDTNRIPSSVQQALSSTGIALNHVPAGAKDASDKKILVDMLFWAVDNPAPANYLLISGDRDFSNALHQLRMRRYNILLAQPLQASAALAAAAKSVWRWTTLVSGGSPLTPAELGNMSRHDSSPASLSDSTIPDARLSTKFVIKDPPSQLYIARASSMPSRMHENSGTDYSQQLESHPEIQFKKAPHEFFGFSSVSPSSRLDGIRNTAASFPNPTDIAKLNLLDCPKNAANSNQQREKDLRSNSMKCSGLASSYGAHSSSGVALHAGPPTYYDSADNKYNQNPALPCPISPSVTLTPRAAPSNGSVWGSEGCQPPPEYARGLVGVILLALNTLKVEKIIPSEANITSCIRYGNPKFRNIDVRKALDFALEQQMIVKQNLGDVQLYVGRLERLWKCVNPIDSNTKQYPKPMWDVIQQFLASSYGRSALMASESRYEAALTLKSGCLKDLSLGEVLQVLYMIINVRRWVIVAQSGWQPITVTLPENQA; from the exons ATGAAATCAGGAATGGAGAAGGGTGGCGGcggaggtggaggtggtggtggggcGGCGGAAGGGCAGTACAGCGCGGCGAAGACGTCGGTTTGGTGGGACATAGAGAACTGCCAGGTACCCAGAGGGTGCGAAGCCCACGTAATCGCCCAGAACATAAGCTCCGCACTGGTCAAGCTCGACTATTGTGGGCCCGTATCCATCTCCGCCTACGGCGACACCAACCGCATCCCCTCTTCTGTTCAGCAAGCTCTCTCCAGCACCGGCATCGCACTCAATCACGTCCCCGCCG GGGCAAAGGACGCCAGTGACAAGAAAATTCTTGTTGATATGCTGTTCTGGGCTGTTGACAATCCTGCTCCTGCAAATTATCTGCTTATTTCTGGTGACCGCGATTTCTCCAATGCTCTCCATCAATTACGCATGCGCAGGTACAACATTCTTCTTGCACAACCTCTACAAGCTTCCGCTGCTCTTGCCGCCGCCGCCAAGAGCGTCTGGCGTTGGACAACCCTTGTTTCTGGAGGTTCTCCTCTTACGCCTGCGGAACTCGGCAATATGTCACGCCATGATTCCTCGCCTGCTTCGCTTTCTGACTCGACCATCCCTGATGCTCGACTATCTACCAAGTTTGTTATTAAAGACCCCCCGAGTCAACTATATATCGCTAGAGCATCAAGTATGCCGTCACGGATGCACGAGAACTCCGGCACCGATTATTCTCAGCAACTAGAAAGCCATCCAGAAATCCAGTTTAAGAAAGCTCCTCATGAATTCTTTGGTTTCAGCTCGGTCTCGCCATCTTCAA GGCTTGATGGAATTAGGAACACTGCTGCCTCATTCCCAAACCCAACCGATATCGCCAAGCTTAATTTACTAGATTGTCCGAAAAATGCTGCTAATTCCAACCAGCAAAGGGAAAAAGATCTTAGGTCCAATTCCATGAAATGTTCAGGTCTAGCTAGCTCATATGGAGCACATAGTTCTTCTGGCGTTGCTTTGCATGCTGGCCCGCCAACTTATTATGATTCGGCAGATAACAAGTATAATCAGAATCCTGCTTTACCCTGTCCAATCTCGCCCTCGGTAACACTTACACCACGAGCTGCTCCAAGTAATGGGAGTGTTTGGGGGAGTGAAGGATGCCAGCCGCCGCCTGAATATGCTCGGGGCCTTGTAGGAGTTATCTTACTCGCCTTGAATACACTTAAAGTGGAAAAAATTATCCCTAGCGAAGCAAACATAACCAGTTGCATACGCTATGGCAATCCGAAATTTCGCAACATTGATGTAAGAAAGGCCTTGGATTTTGCGCTTGAGCAACAGATGATTGTAAAGCAAAATCTAGGAGACGTACAGCTATATGTTGGTAGGCTTGAGAGGTTATGGAAGTGTGTCAACCCCATTGATAGTAACACCAAACAGTATCCAAAACCGATGTGGGACGTGATTCAGCAGTTCCTTGCTTCTTCCTATGGACGTTCAGCACTGATGGCTTCTGAGAGCAG GTATGAAGCAGCTTTGACTCTGAAAAGTGGATGCTTGAAAGATTTGTCACTGGGTGAGGTACTTCAGGTTTTGTACATGATAATCAACGTCAGGAGGTGGGTAATAGTTGCTCAATCGGGATGGCAGCCAATCACTGTCACTCTTCCAGAAAATCAggcgtga
- the LOC113719110 gene encoding uncharacterized protein isoform X3, translating into MKSGMEKGGGGGGGGGGAAEGQYSAAKTSVWWDIENCQVPRGCEAHVIAQNISSALVKLDYCGPVSISAYGDTNRIPSSVQQALSSTGIALNHVPAGAKDASDKKILVDMLFWAVDNPAPANYLLISGDRDFSNALHQLRMRRYNILLAQPLQASAALAAAAKSVWRWTTLVSGGSPLTPAELGNMSRHDSSPASLSDSTIPDARLSTKFVIKDPPSQLYIARASSMPSRMHENSGTDYSQQLESHPEIQFKKAPHEFFGFSSVSPSSNNLFQPNCPGGAFLPCPPGLDGIRNTAASFPNPTDIAKLNLLDCPKNAANSNQQREKDLRSNSMKCSGLASSYGAHSSSGVALHAGPPTYYDSADNKYNQNPALPCPISPSVTLTPRAAPSNGSVWGSEGCQPPPEYARGLVGVILLALNTLKVEKIIPSEANITSCIRYGNPKFRNIDVRKALDFALEQQMIVKQNLGDVQLYVGRLERLWKCVNPIDSNTKQYPKPMWDVIQQFLASSYGRSALMASESSFAVQV; encoded by the exons ATGAAATCAGGAATGGAGAAGGGTGGCGGcggaggtggaggtggtggtggggcGGCGGAAGGGCAGTACAGCGCGGCGAAGACGTCGGTTTGGTGGGACATAGAGAACTGCCAGGTACCCAGAGGGTGCGAAGCCCACGTAATCGCCCAGAACATAAGCTCCGCACTGGTCAAGCTCGACTATTGTGGGCCCGTATCCATCTCCGCCTACGGCGACACCAACCGCATCCCCTCTTCTGTTCAGCAAGCTCTCTCCAGCACCGGCATCGCACTCAATCACGTCCCCGCCG GGGCAAAGGACGCCAGTGACAAGAAAATTCTTGTTGATATGCTGTTCTGGGCTGTTGACAATCCTGCTCCTGCAAATTATCTGCTTATTTCTGGTGACCGCGATTTCTCCAATGCTCTCCATCAATTACGCATGCGCAGGTACAACATTCTTCTTGCACAACCTCTACAAGCTTCCGCTGCTCTTGCCGCCGCCGCCAAGAGCGTCTGGCGTTGGACAACCCTTGTTTCTGGAGGTTCTCCTCTTACGCCTGCGGAACTCGGCAATATGTCACGCCATGATTCCTCGCCTGCTTCGCTTTCTGACTCGACCATCCCTGATGCTCGACTATCTACCAAGTTTGTTATTAAAGACCCCCCGAGTCAACTATATATCGCTAGAGCATCAAGTATGCCGTCACGGATGCACGAGAACTCCGGCACCGATTATTCTCAGCAACTAGAAAGCCATCCAGAAATCCAGTTTAAGAAAGCTCCTCATGAATTCTTTGGTTTCAGCTCGGTCTCGCCATCTTCAA ATAATCTTTTCCAGCCTAACTGTCCCGGTGGTGCTTTTCTCCCTTGTCCTCCAGGGCTTGATGGAATTAGGAACACTGCTGCCTCATTCCCAAACCCAACCGATATCGCCAAGCTTAATTTACTAGATTGTCCGAAAAATGCTGCTAATTCCAACCAGCAAAGGGAAAAAGATCTTAGGTCCAATTCCATGAAATGTTCAGGTCTAGCTAGCTCATATGGAGCACATAGTTCTTCTGGCGTTGCTTTGCATGCTGGCCCGCCAACTTATTATGATTCGGCAGATAACAAGTATAATCAGAATCCTGCTTTACCCTGTCCAATCTCGCCCTCGGTAACACTTACACCACGAGCTGCTCCAAGTAATGGGAGTGTTTGGGGGAGTGAAGGATGCCAGCCGCCGCCTGAATATGCTCGGGGCCTTGTAGGAGTTATCTTACTCGCCTTGAATACACTTAAAGTGGAAAAAATTATCCCTAGCGAAGCAAACATAACCAGTTGCATACGCTATGGCAATCCGAAATTTCGCAACATTGATGTAAGAAAGGCCTTGGATTTTGCGCTTGAGCAACAGATGATTGTAAAGCAAAATCTAGGAGACGTACAGCTATATGTTGGTAGGCTTGAGAGGTTATGGAAGTGTGTCAACCCCATTGATAGTAACACCAAACAGTATCCAAAACCGATGTGGGACGTGATTCAGCAGTTCCTTGCTTCTTCCTATGGACGTTCAGCACTGATGGCTTCTGAGAGCAG CTTTGCTGTCCAGGTATGA
- the LOC113719120 gene encoding pto-interacting protein 1-like — translation MSCFSCCEEDDLNKPADGGGHYMVKHSAGNDGGYHTTESASKAQAVKVQPIAVPAIAVDELKEVTDNFGTNSLIGEGSYGRVYYGILKSGQAAAIKKLDASKQLDDDFLSQVSMVSRLKHENFVELLGYCVDGSQRVLAYEFASNGSLHDILHGRKGVKGAQPGPVLSWLQRVKIAVGAAKGLEYLHEKADPHIIHRDIKSSNVLIFDDDVAKIADFDLSNQAPDMAARLHSTRVLGTFGYHAPEYAMTGQLNAKSDVYSFGVVLLELLTGRKPVDHTLPRGQQSLVTWATPKLSEDKVRQCVDSKLGTDYPPKAVAKMAAVAALCVQYEADFRPNMSIVVKALQPLLNTRPGNAAGETGQT, via the exons ATGAGCTGTTTCAGCTGTTGTGAAGAAGATGACCTCAACAAACCCGCTGATGGTGGTGGCCATTACATGGTTAAACATTCCGCTG GAAATGACGGAGGTTACCATACCACAGAATCTGCATCCAAGGCTCAAGCTGTGAAGGTCCAGCCTATTGCAGTCCCTGCAATTGCGGTAGACGAATTGAAGGAAGTAACTGACAACTTCGGGACGAATTCTTTAATTGGAGAGGGCTCATATGGAAGAGTCTATTATGGAATTCTTAAAAGTGGACAGGCTGCTGCCATAAAGAAGTTGGACGCAAGCAAACAACTGGATGATGATTTCTTGTCACAG GTTTCCATGGTTTCAAggctaaaacatgaaaattttgttGAATTACTTGGTTATTGTGTTGATGGAAGCCAACGTGTACTCGCCTACGAGTTTGCATCCAATGGATCTCTCCATGATATTCTTCATG GAAGGAAAGGCGTTAAAGGAGCTCAACCTGGTCCTGTTCTTTCATGGTTGCAAAGGGTGAAAATTGCAGTTGGGGCTGCCAAAGGTCTGGAATATTTGCATGAGAAAGCAGATCCACACATCATTCATCGTGATATTAAATCCAGCAATGTATTGATCTTTGATGATGATGTTGCTAAAATTGCTGACTTTGACTTATCGAATCAAGCTCCTGATATGGCAGCACGTCTCCATTCTACACGTGTTCTTGGAACATTTGGCTATCATGCTCCAGA ATACGCAATGACAGGACAACTGAATGCAAAGAGCGATGTGTACAGCTTTGGCGTAGTCCTGCTTGAGCTTCTCACTGGACGAAAGCCTGTAGACCATACACTGCCTCGTGGTCAGCAGAGCCTAGTGACATGG GCCACACCAAAACTCAGTGAAGACAAGGTCAGGCAGTGTGTGGATTCAAAACTGGGTACGGATTACCCTCCCAAGGCAGTTGCCAAG ATGGCTGCTGTTGCTGCGTTGTGCGTGCAATATGAAGCTGATTTCCGACCCAACATGAGCATCGTAGTCAAAGCATTGCAACCTCTGTTAAATACCAGGCCTGGAAATGCTGCTGGTGAAACTGGTCAAACGTAG
- the LOC113719154 gene encoding squamosa promoter-binding-like protein 1 produces MEARTRLGLGGQAELLTRAVGSGDSKAAANKRSNLEWDLNDWKWDEDLFLATPLINSSTTSPLINYHHQQSRHFFPLETGGVNNHHHHRDVAARSSSSTSSSCSDEFKNLGGGVGAGSRRELDKRRRVLVVRDDNLEDEAAPASLALKLNSRGGRDCYTPECERYASGKKTKAAATAASRAVCQVEDCKADLTKAKDYHRRHKVCEMHSKASRALVANVMQRFCQQCSRFHALQEFDEGKRSCRRRLAGHNKRRRKTQPDPMANETSSNDSQASGYLLMCIVKILSHIHSGKTNQTDDQELLSHLLRSLGGHGALHGDKDISRLLQLPQNFPNNGAEMVSALLANGTQGLPISKHPEMSQNILHNRDVQVEDLPTSSSQPTQSSVAYVQVNENHVERNKLNNFDLNDAYIDLEAAIEDLERSPVPVDVATSNLEYHSWMRQNSHQSSPPQTSGNSDSASAPSPSSSCADARSRTDRIVFKLFGKQPSDFPGSLRGQILDWLSHSPTDIESYIRPGCIVLTIYLCTSVLAWEELSHNLGSSLSRLLNVSDDGSFWRTGWIYARVQNRIVFICSGRIVVETSLPSQSSYYGAIVSVKPIAVPPSERAEFTITGVNLSRPSTRILGALRGSYVLFEDNGPSLEHIDSFKEHDELQCLNFACSIPVVTGRGFLELEDLGLSSSFFPFIVAEKDVCSEICMLESEMELPETDCLGVKTESRKLAMDFIHEFGWLLHRSQLKSKLGHSDQNSHPFAFTRFKWIIQFSADHGWCAVVKKLLDLLLDGNIGAREQPLLRSAMFEMGLLHRAVRRNSRPLVELLLRYVPERIANELSLEYASLVGSEGSPLFRPDAVGPAGLTPLHVAAGTDGSEDVLSALTNDPGQVAVEAWKNARDNNGFTPEDYARLRGHYSYVHLVQRKIHKKILVGHVAVVDIPNAVSSGRTKQNEEEEARKTSFEIARSEIGSAELHRCRLCDRKFVATGGGNGSPLYRPGMLSMVAIAAVCVCVALLFKSSPEVLFVFRPFRWEMLDYGSW; encoded by the exons ATGGAGGCAAGAACGAGACTTGGACTTGGAGGCCAAGCTGAGCTTCTTACTCGTGCTGTGGGTTCTGGGGATTCGAAGGCGGCGGCCAACAAGAGGAGTAATTTGGAGTGGGATCTTAATGACTGGAAATGGGATGAGGATCTATTCCTCGCTACCCCTCTCATCAACTCTTCTACTACTAGTCCCTTGATTAATTATCATCATCAGCAAAGCAGGCACTTTTTCCCTCTTGAAACTGGAGGAGTTaataatcatcatcatcatcgtgATGTTGCTGCTCGATCTTCCTCCAGCACCTCATCCTCATGCTCAGATGAATTCAAGAACCTTGGCGGAGGGGTGGGGGCCGGGTCAAGAAGGGAATTGGACAAGCGGAGGAGGGTTCTCGTGGTTCGTGATGACAATTTGGAGGACGAGGCCGCTCCTGCTAGTCTTGCTCTCAAGCTTAACAGTCGTGGTGGACGAGACTGCTATACCCCCGAGTGCGAGAGATATGCTTCCGGGAAGAAGACCAAGGCTGCTGCTACTGCTGCAAGCCGTGCGGTTTGCCAAGTTGAGGATTGCAAGGCCGATCTGACCAAGGCCAAGGATTACCACAGGCGCCATAAAGTTTGCGAGATGCACTCCAAAGCCAGTAGGGCTCTTGTTGCCAATGTTATGCAGCGTTTCTGCCAGCAGTGCAGTAG GTTTCATGCACTTCAGGAGTTTGATGAAGGGAAGCGGAGTTGTCGTAGACGATTAGCTGGTCATAACAAAAGGAGGAGGAAAACGCAACCTGATCCCATGGCAAATGAAACTTCCTCGAATGATAGCCAAGCTAGTGGTTATTTGTTGATGTGCATAGTCAAGATACTCTCACACATCCACT CCGGTAAAACAAACCAAACAGATGATCAGGAATTACTGTCTCATCTTCTAAGAAGCCTTGGTGGCCATGGTGCCTTACATGGGGACAAAGACATATCTCGTCTTCTGCAGCTACCTCAAAACTTCCCGAATAATGGAGCAGAAATGGTATCTGCCCTGCTTGCTAATGGTACTCAAGGCCTGCCAATCTCCAAACACCCTGAGATGTCACAGAACATACTACACAACCGTGATGTGCAGGTTGAAGATTTGCCAACCTCATCCTCGCAGCCCACTCAAAGTTCTGTAGCTTATGTACAAGTAAATGAAAATCATGTGGAGAGGAATAAGTTGAATAATTTTGATTTGAATGATGCTTATATTGATTTGGAGGCAGCCATAGAAGATTTAGAGAGGTCACCAGTCCCTGTTGATGTAGCAACTAGTAATCTTGAATACCATTCATGGATGCGACAGAATTCTCATCAATCAAGTCCTCCTCAAACAAGTGGCAATTCAGATTCAGCTTCAGCTCCGTCGCCTTCTAGTTCCTGTGCAGATGCTCGG AGTCGGACAGATCGTATTGTTTTCAAGCTCTTTGGGAAACAACCAAGTGACTTTCCAGGTTCATTACGGGGACAG ATTCTTGATTGGTTATCTCACAGTCCTACTGACATTGAGAGCTACATTAGGCCTGGTTGTATTGTCTTAACAATATATCTTTGTACATCTGTGTTGGCATGGGAGGAG CTTTCTCATAATTTGGGCTCCAGTTTGAGTAGGCTTCTTAATGTCTCTGATGATGGCTCTTTCTGGAGAACTGGATGGATTTACGCAAGGGTGCAGAACCGAATTGTTTTTATATGCAGTG GTCGTATCGTTGTAGAAACATCCTTACCTTCACAAAGCAGCTATTATGGTGCAATTGTGAGTGTCAAACCCATTGCTGTACCACCATCTGAGAGAGCTGAATTCACAATTACAGGCGTTAATCTGTCAAGGCCCTCCACAAG GATACTAGGTGCTCTAAGAGGAAGTTATGTGCTTTTTGAAGATAATGGGCCGTCACTTGAACATATTGACAGCTTTAAGGAGCATGATGAGCTTCAATGCTTAAATTTTGCGTGTTCTATCCCTGTAGTGACTGGAAGAGGATTCCTTGAG CTTGAAGATCTTGGCCTTAGTAGCagcttttttccttttatagttGCTGAAAAGGATGTTTGCTCTGAGATCTGTATGCTTGAAAGTGAAATGGAATTACCTGAGACAGATTGTCTTGGTGTGAAAACCGAAAGTAGAAAATTGGCCATGGATTTTATACATGAATTTGGTTGGCTTCTCCATAGAAGTCAGTTGAAGTCTAAACTAGGGCACTCAGATCAAAATTCTCATCCTTTTGCTTTCACACGATTCAAGTGGATTATACAGTTCTCAGCAGACCATGGCTGGTGTGCTGTCGTGAAGAAACTCCTAGATCTTCTTCTTGATGGTAATATAGGTGCAAGAGAGCAGCCTTTGTTAAGGTCTGCAATGTTTGAGATGGGTCTCCTTCACAGAGCAGTGAGAAGAAATTCCAGGCCTTTGGTGGAGCTACTATTAAGATATGTCCCAGAGAGAATAGCAAATGAACTGAGTTTGGAATACGCTTCTCTGGTTGGTAGTGAAGGAAGCCCGTTGTTTAGACCTGATGCAGTGGGTCCAGCAGGGTTAACTCCTCTTCATGTCGCAGCTGGTACAGATGGGTCTGAGGATGTACTGAGTGCATTGACTAATGATCCTGGACAG GTGGCAGTTGAAGCATGGAAAAATGCTCGTGACAACAATGGTTTCACCCCTGAAGATTATGCTCGGCTGAGAGGACACTACTCTTACGTCCACCTGGTCCAGAGGAAGATccacaaaaaaattttggttgggCATGTGGCGGTTGTCGATATTCCAAACGCAGTCTCTAGTGGTAGGACGAAGCAAAATGAAGAAGAGGAGGCAAGAAAGACCAGCTTTGAAATTGCAAGGTCTGAGATAGGTTCAGCTGAGCTCCATCGTTGTAGGCTTTGTGATAGAAAATTTGTTGCTACAGGAGGTGGCAATGGTTCTCCTCTCTACAGACCGGGCATGCTCTCAATGGTAGCTATAGCTGCAGTCTGCGTTTGTGTGGCACTGCTGTTTAAAAGCTCACCTGAAGTTCTATTTGTGTTCCGCCCCTTCAGGTGGGAAATGTTGGACTACGGTTCTTGGTGA